In one Pseudomonas fitomaticsae genomic region, the following are encoded:
- the yjiA gene encoding GTPase — MLSSPIPVTVLSGFLGAGKTTLLRHLLKAEHGLKIAVIENEFSDAGIDTQLLGDEPVQVMTLANGCVCCTIHTDLTKALYLLLERLDSGEIAFDRLVIECTGLADPAPVAQTFFIDEELRERYLLDGIITLVDAAHAELHLTQTIAQAQIGFADRLLVSKTDLVDEAAFTALSERLTRINRRAPIRVVEHGNIDLAELLDVRGFNLNADLGGGVSLRPVSKAPSIDRISSLVLRTDQPLDIDQLSEFMNELLEEHGKQLLRYKGVLNIAGEDRRLVFQGVLKLYGFDWDTEWAEGEARESVIVFIADDLPEEKIRAGFARVAAN; from the coding sequence ATGTTGTCTTCTCCAATACCTGTAACGGTGCTCAGCGGTTTCCTCGGCGCTGGCAAGACCACCTTGCTGCGCCATCTGTTGAAAGCCGAGCACGGCCTGAAAATCGCCGTGATCGAAAACGAATTCAGCGACGCCGGTATCGACACCCAACTGCTGGGCGACGAGCCGGTGCAAGTCATGACCCTGGCCAACGGCTGCGTCTGCTGCACCATCCACACCGACCTGACCAAAGCCCTGTATCTGCTGCTCGAACGGCTGGACAGCGGCGAAATCGCCTTTGATCGGCTGGTCATCGAATGCACCGGCCTGGCCGATCCGGCTCCGGTAGCACAGACCTTTTTCATCGACGAAGAACTGCGCGAACGTTATCTGCTCGACGGCATCATCACCTTGGTGGACGCCGCCCACGCCGAACTGCACCTGACCCAGACCATCGCCCAGGCGCAGATCGGTTTTGCCGACCGCTTGCTGGTGAGCAAGACCGATCTGGTGGACGAGGCTGCGTTCACCGCGCTCAGCGAACGCCTGACCCGCATCAACCGCCGTGCACCGATCCGTGTGGTCGAACACGGCAACATCGATCTGGCTGAATTGCTCGATGTGCGCGGTTTCAACCTGAACGCCGATCTCGGCGGCGGGGTGAGCTTGCGGCCGGTGAGCAAGGCGCCGTCCATCGACCGGATCTCCAGTCTGGTGTTGCGTACCGATCAGCCGCTGGATATCGATCAGCTCAGCGAATTCATGAATGAACTGCTGGAAGAGCACGGCAAGCAATTGCTGCGCTACAAAGGCGTGTTGAACATCGCGGGCGAAGATCGGCGGCTGGTGTTTCAGGGCGTACTGAAACTCTACGGCTTCGACTGGGACACAGAGTGGGCCGAGGGCGAGGCGCGGGAAAGCGTGATCGTGTTTATCGCCGACGATTTGCCGGAAGAGAAGATCCGGGCGGGGTTTGCCAGGGTGGCGGCGAACTGA
- a CDS encoding FadR/GntR family transcriptional regulator yields MITTSTVVNSVVEKLRAALARGQWRSGEMLPGQRELAEQLGISRPSLREAVIVLETLGLVRSMPGKGVVVLDVQASDSQSHDSAVAGASLEDVLQLRYTLEPFIVGLVAQSISSKEVGQLRLTLMDMREALEAGDSEAGVSAYIAFHEELFTLTSNPIFQSVVQQTSNALKQSAEVLRNSPEHLAERLEENEAVVRAIRSKNSAQASAEMRRHILREGQRMGIELNIPDDNLSH; encoded by the coding sequence GTGATTACTACATCAACCGTCGTCAACTCAGTGGTGGAAAAACTCCGGGCCGCGCTGGCCCGTGGTCAGTGGCGCTCCGGCGAGATGCTGCCGGGCCAGCGCGAACTGGCCGAGCAACTGGGCATCAGCCGCCCGAGCCTGCGCGAAGCGGTGATCGTGCTGGAAACCCTCGGCCTGGTGCGCTCGATGCCGGGCAAAGGCGTGGTGGTGCTCGACGTCCAGGCCAGTGACAGCCAAAGCCACGACAGCGCAGTGGCCGGCGCCAGCCTCGAAGACGTGCTGCAACTGCGCTACACCCTCGAGCCATTCATCGTTGGTCTGGTGGCGCAGTCGATCAGCAGCAAGGAAGTCGGGCAGTTGCGCCTGACCCTGATGGACATGCGCGAAGCCCTCGAAGCGGGTGACAGCGAGGCCGGGGTCAGCGCCTACATCGCGTTCCACGAGGAGCTGTTCACCCTGACCTCGAATCCGATTTTCCAGAGCGTGGTGCAACAGACCAGCAACGCCCTCAAGCAAAGCGCCGAAGTGCTGCGCAATTCGCCGGAGCACCTGGCCGAACGCCTTGAGGAAAACGAAGCCGTGGTGCGCGCGATCCGCAGCAAAAACAGCGCCCAGGCCAGCGCCGAAATGCGCCGGCACATCCTGCGTGAAGGCCAGCGGATGGGCATCGAACTGAATATCCCGGATGACAACCTGAGCCACTGA
- a CDS encoding GntR family transcriptional regulator, which translates to MNSLATPSHPRPTSTALPFSRLHTPGDDLYPRLFDAILEQRIDTASRFTEESLKQMFGVSRADVRRVLTQLSHEQIIVLRANHRPRVAAPDAEQTRQALHARRLAENTLVRLACQHAQAEDLKRLRALIECERRAVDKDRRGAAIRLSGDFHLQVAKMARNAPLAHFLGTLVPLTSLAIARCTGTTHSCCGWQDHARIVEAIERDDATEAVSLMNRHLDHLEQTILSGSTH; encoded by the coding sequence ATGAACAGTCTTGCCACGCCGTCGCACCCTCGCCCGACCTCGACGGCCCTGCCCTTCTCCCGCCTGCACACGCCGGGGGACGATCTGTATCCGCGCCTGTTCGACGCAATCCTCGAACAGCGCATCGATACCGCCAGCCGGTTTACCGAAGAGAGCCTGAAGCAGATGTTCGGCGTCAGCCGCGCCGATGTGCGTCGGGTGCTGACCCAGCTGTCCCACGAACAGATCATCGTGCTGCGTGCCAACCATCGACCACGAGTGGCAGCGCCGGATGCCGAGCAGACACGTCAGGCGCTGCACGCCCGGCGTCTGGCCGAGAACACGCTGGTGCGGCTGGCTTGTCAGCATGCGCAGGCTGAAGATCTGAAGCGCCTGCGAGCGTTGATCGAATGTGAGCGTCGGGCTGTGGATAAAGATCGGCGCGGGGCGGCGATTCGCCTGTCCGGGGACTTTCATTTGCAGGTGGCGAAAATGGCGCGGAATGCACCGTTGGCGCATTTTCTCGGCACACTGGTGCCGCTGACCTCACTGGCGATTGCGCGATGCACAGGAACCACGCACAGCTGCTGCGGCTGGCAGGATCACGCCCGGATCGTCGAAGCGATCGAGCGTGATGACGCTACCGAGGCGGTGTCGCTGATGAACCGTCATCTGGATCACCTGGAGCAGACGATTCTCAGCGGCTCCACGCACTGA
- a CDS encoding C4-dicarboxylate transporter DctA has product MLRWCSRSIFLQVVLGLVLGIVCGLTLPEYSAQLKPLGDGFIKLIKMLIGLIVFCVVVSGISGAGDLKKVGRIGLKSVIYFEVLTTIALVIGLVFAFSTGIGSGANIHLEQLSAADMGDIAERGQHMHTTTQFLMDLIPTSVLGAFADNNILQVLLFSVLFGSALNLVGEAASGISRLINELSHVIFRIMGMIVRLAPIGVFGAIAFTTSKYGLDSLQHLGSLVGLFYLTCIAFVALILGLVMRVSGLRMWPLLKYLREELLIVMGTASSDAVLPQIMRKLEHLGIGSSTVGLVIPTGYSFNLDGFSIYLTLAIVFIANATGTPLAMTDLLTILLVSLITSKGAHGIPGSALVILAATLTAIPAIPVVGLVLVLAVDWFMGIGRALTNLIGNCVATVAIARWEKDIDVQRANKVLNGEQGYNFQPRKTVAQAAAKEF; this is encoded by the coding sequence ATGCTCAGATGGTGCTCGCGTTCAATCTTCCTCCAAGTGGTTCTCGGACTGGTGCTCGGCATCGTCTGCGGGCTGACCCTTCCTGAATACTCGGCCCAGCTCAAACCGCTCGGCGACGGTTTCATCAAACTGATCAAGATGCTCATCGGCCTGATCGTATTCTGCGTGGTGGTCAGCGGCATCAGCGGCGCCGGCGACCTGAAAAAGGTCGGGCGCATCGGCCTCAAGTCGGTGATCTACTTCGAAGTGCTGACCACCATCGCCCTGGTGATCGGTCTGGTGTTTGCGTTCAGCACCGGGATCGGCAGCGGCGCCAACATCCACCTGGAGCAGCTGTCCGCCGCCGATATGGGCGACATCGCCGAGCGCGGCCAGCACATGCACACCACCACCCAGTTCCTGATGGACCTGATCCCGACCTCGGTACTCGGCGCCTTTGCCGACAACAACATCCTGCAAGTCCTGCTGTTCTCGGTGCTGTTCGGCAGCGCGCTGAATCTGGTGGGCGAAGCGGCTTCCGGGATCTCGCGGCTGATCAATGAACTCAGCCATGTGATCTTCCGCATCATGGGCATGATCGTGCGTCTGGCGCCGATCGGCGTGTTCGGCGCCATCGCCTTCACCACCAGCAAATACGGCCTGGATTCGCTGCAACACCTGGGCAGTCTGGTCGGCTTGTTCTACCTGACCTGCATCGCCTTCGTCGCGCTGATTCTCGGTCTGGTGATGCGCGTGTCTGGCCTGCGCATGTGGCCGCTGCTCAAGTACCTGCGCGAAGAACTGCTGATCGTCATGGGCACCGCCTCCTCCGACGCCGTGCTGCCGCAGATCATGCGCAAGCTTGAACATCTGGGCATCGGCAGCTCGACCGTCGGGCTGGTGATTCCCACCGGTTACTCGTTCAACCTCGACGGTTTTTCGATCTACCTGACCCTGGCCATTGTGTTCATTGCCAACGCCACCGGTACGCCGCTGGCCATGACCGATCTGCTGACGATTTTGCTGGTATCGCTGATCACCTCCAAAGGCGCCCACGGCATTCCCGGTTCGGCGCTGGTGATTCTGGCGGCCACGCTGACGGCCATCCCGGCGATTCCGGTGGTCGGTCTGGTGCTGGTACTGGCGGTGGACTGGTTCATGGGCATCGGCCGGGCGCTGACCAACCTGATCGGCAACTGCGTCGCCACCGTGGCCATCGCCCGCTGGGAAAAGGACATCGACGTGCAGCGGGCGAACAAGGTGCTCAACGGCGAGCAGGGCTATAACTTTCAGCCGAGAAAAACGGTCGCTCAAGCGGCGGCCAAAGAATTCTGA
- a CDS encoding sensor domain-containing protein encodes MSNVTPPASVSSTQPAPGSSLRGTLKGALATLVLLLLALLFWQLLDQLRETQKNQRQYTIDYTADLAAQVSLNMALNAQIALNLLPIVEQPQSADEQQALLRKLQQSLPDLRSLALLTPSGKILSDSATDSHDADYLSDLVRRSRAQAHYFSNDDDGSVVHLLLHQASGSTRGYWALRLTPTFFKALTKQGETGIRPLWLVENRINHQIISRDEAMPIGSTSVLTPDDLANSVLTVPLSSSDWQLRGLFDRQHVLEQLLPAFIGKCLLGLALSLLPFIALLNMRRRQRQVHEGRRRYQDIFEGTGVALCVLDLSGLKQVFEKTQIQTSDQLKAWLDQPAQRQQLLHELRITEVNQVALQLLNVNSCDHAWQLLIDGQPHSQCTIGNQVLDAVLQQQKQLELEIKLPDINGRDQHLWLVLRLPQEQHDYKAVILSINDITSRKLIELSLLEREGFWSDVVRTVPDHLYVQDVISQRMIFSNHHLGQTLGYNRTELHQMGEYFWEILLHPEDADYYHRSRQMQRHAGYSQLLQCQLRFRHRDGKWRRFDIREQALARDKHDQVTRIIGVAKDITEQIEASESLRDSEQRYRMLAESISDVIFSTDSKLSLNYVSPSVQAVLGYDAEWIFQNGWQSTIANPQQLSGIYHLMDRVSKALGKPEQLVILRSQVQTQMFLFDCLRADGRKIPIELRLVLVWDEHGAFEGVLGVGRDISQQRRAEKDLRMAATVFEHSTSAILITDPAGYIVQANEAFSRVSGYAVSEVLDQLPNMLTVDEQQDAHLRYVLKQLHQHSTWEGEVWLKRRNGEHYPAWVGITAVLDDEGDLASYVCFFSDISERKASEQRIHRLAYYDALTHLPNRTLFQDRLHTALQSAERQKSWVVLMFLDLDRFKPINDSLGHAAGDRMLKDMATRLLACVDDDDTVARMGGDEFTLLLQHRSSREMALNRAIHVAEQILASLVRPFVLEGREFFVTASIGIALSPQDGNELSQLMKNADTAMYHAKERGKNNFQFYQADMNASALERLELESDLRHALEQNEFVLYYQPQFSGDGKRLTGAEALLRWRHPRRGLVPPGDFIPVLEELGLVVDVGDWVISEACRQLKTWHQSRVRVPKVSVNISARQFSDGQLGTRIATILKETGLPPACLELELTESILMREVSEAMQILAGLKNLGLSIAVDDFGTGYSSLNYLKQFPIDVLKIDRTFVDGLPSGEQDAQIARAIIAMAHSLNLAVIAEGVETHEQLDFLREHGCDEVQGYLFGRPMPAGRFEAQFSNDALFMFD; translated from the coding sequence TTGTCCAACGTCACTCCGCCAGCCTCTGTGAGCAGCACCCAACCGGCGCCCGGCTCGTCCCTGCGCGGAACATTGAAAGGCGCGCTGGCGACACTGGTGCTGTTGCTGCTCGCGTTGCTGTTCTGGCAGCTGCTCGATCAACTGCGCGAAACCCAGAAAAACCAGCGTCAGTACACCATCGACTACACCGCCGACCTCGCCGCTCAGGTCAGCCTGAACATGGCGCTGAACGCGCAGATCGCCCTCAATCTGCTACCGATCGTCGAACAGCCCCAGTCGGCCGACGAACAGCAGGCGCTGCTGCGCAAGCTTCAGCAATCGCTGCCCGACCTGCGCAGCCTGGCCCTGCTCACCCCATCCGGCAAAATCCTCAGCGACAGCGCCACTGACAGTCACGACGCCGATTACCTCAGCGATCTGGTACGCCGCAGCCGCGCTCAGGCGCATTACTTCAGCAATGACGACGATGGCTCGGTGGTGCATCTGCTGTTGCATCAGGCCAGCGGCAGCACTCGCGGTTACTGGGCACTGCGGCTGACACCCACTTTCTTTAAAGCACTGACCAAACAAGGCGAAACCGGTATCCGTCCCCTGTGGCTGGTGGAAAATCGCATCAACCATCAGATCATCAGCCGCGACGAAGCGATGCCCATTGGCAGCACCAGCGTCCTGACCCCGGACGATCTGGCCAACAGCGTGCTGACCGTGCCGCTGAGCAGCAGCGACTGGCAACTGCGTGGCTTGTTCGACCGCCAGCATGTGCTCGAACAACTGCTACCGGCGTTCATCGGCAAATGCCTGCTGGGCCTGGCGCTCTCGCTGCTGCCGTTTATCGCGTTGCTCAACATGCGTCGCCGTCAGCGTCAGGTGCATGAAGGGCGTCGGCGTTATCAGGATATTTTTGAAGGCACCGGCGTGGCGTTGTGCGTGCTGGATCTTTCGGGGCTCAAGCAGGTTTTCGAAAAGACCCAGATCCAGACCAGCGACCAGCTCAAGGCCTGGCTCGACCAGCCGGCGCAGCGCCAGCAATTGCTCCACGAATTGCGGATCACCGAGGTCAACCAGGTCGCGCTGCAACTGCTCAACGTCAATTCCTGCGACCACGCCTGGCAACTGCTGATCGACGGTCAGCCACACAGTCAGTGCACCATCGGCAATCAGGTGCTCGACGCCGTGCTCCAGCAGCAAAAGCAGCTGGAACTGGAAATCAAACTGCCGGACATCAATGGCCGCGACCAGCACCTGTGGCTGGTGCTGCGCCTGCCGCAGGAACAGCACGACTACAAAGCCGTGATCCTGAGCATCAACGACATCACCAGCCGCAAGCTGATCGAACTGTCGCTGCTGGAGCGCGAAGGTTTCTGGTCGGACGTGGTGCGTACCGTGCCGGATCACCTTTACGTGCAGGACGTGATCAGCCAGCGGATGATTTTCAGCAACCACCACCTCGGCCAGACCCTCGGTTACAACCGCACCGAACTGCATCAGATGGGCGAATACTTCTGGGAAATCCTTCTGCACCCGGAAGACGCCGACTATTACCATCGCTCGCGGCAGATGCAGCGTCACGCCGGTTACAGCCAGTTGTTGCAATGCCAGCTGCGCTTCCGTCACCGCGATGGCAAGTGGCGGCGCTTCGATATTCGCGAACAGGCGCTGGCCCGGGACAAGCACGATCAGGTCACGCGGATCATCGGCGTGGCCAAAGACATCACCGAGCAGATCGAAGCCAGCGAATCGTTGCGCGACAGCGAACAGCGCTACCGGATGCTCGCCGAAAGCATCAGCGACGTGATTTTCTCCACCGACAGCAAGCTCTCGCTGAACTACGTCAGCCCGTCGGTACAAGCGGTGCTGGGTTATGACGCCGAATGGATTTTCCAGAACGGCTGGCAGTCGACCATCGCCAACCCGCAGCAGCTGAGCGGCATCTATCACCTGATGGATCGGGTCAGCAAAGCCTTGGGCAAACCCGAGCAATTGGTGATTTTGCGCAGCCAGGTGCAGACCCAGATGTTCCTGTTCGACTGCCTGCGCGCCGACGGTCGCAAGATCCCGATCGAACTGCGTCTGGTGCTGGTGTGGGACGAACATGGCGCTTTCGAAGGCGTGCTCGGCGTCGGTCGCGACATCAGCCAGCAGAGGCGCGCCGAGAAAGACCTGCGCATGGCGGCCACGGTTTTCGAGCACTCGACTTCGGCGATCCTGATCACCGACCCGGCCGGTTACATCGTCCAGGCCAACGAGGCGTTCAGCCGGGTCAGCGGCTACGCGGTGAGCGAAGTGCTCGACCAGTTGCCGAACATGCTGACCGTCGACGAACAGCAGGACGCGCACCTGCGCTACGTGCTCAAGCAGCTGCATCAGCACAGCACCTGGGAAGGTGAAGTCTGGCTCAAGCGCCGCAACGGCGAGCACTACCCGGCGTGGGTCGGCATCACCGCCGTGCTCGATGACGAGGGCGATCTGGCCAGTTACGTGTGCTTCTTCAGTGACATCAGCGAGCGCAAGGCCAGCGAGCAGCGGATTCACCGCCTCGCCTACTACGACGCCCTGACCCACCTGCCGAACCGCACGCTGTTCCAGGATCGCCTGCACACCGCGCTGCAATCGGCCGAGCGGCAGAAGTCGTGGGTGGTGCTGATGTTCCTCGACCTCGACCGTTTCAAACCGATCAACGACTCCCTCGGCCACGCCGCCGGCGACCGCATGCTCAAGGACATGGCCACGCGCTTGCTGGCCTGCGTCGACGATGACGACACCGTGGCGCGGATGGGCGGCGACGAATTCACCCTGTTGCTGCAACACCGCTCCAGCCGCGAAATGGCGCTGAACCGTGCGATCCACGTGGCCGAGCAGATCCTCGCCAGTCTGGTGCGGCCGTTCGTGCTCGAAGGTCGCGAGTTCTTCGTCACCGCCAGTATCGGCATCGCCCTGAGCCCGCAGGACGGCAACGAACTCAGCCAGCTGATGAAGAACGCCGACACCGCGATGTACCACGCCAAGGAGCGCGGCAAGAACAACTTCCAGTTCTATCAGGCAGACATGAACGCCAGTGCGCTGGAACGTCTGGAACTGGAAAGCGATCTGCGCCACGCGCTGGAGCAAAACGAATTCGTGCTGTATTACCAGCCGCAGTTCAGCGGCGACGGCAAACGCCTGACCGGCGCCGAAGCCCTGCTGCGCTGGCGTCATCCGCGTCGCGGGCTGGTGCCGCCGGGGGATTTCATCCCGGTGCTCGAAGAACTCGGGCTGGTGGTGGACGTCGGCGACTGGGTCATCAGCGAGGCCTGCCGTCAGCTCAAGACCTGGCACCAGAGCCGCGTGCGCGTGCCGAAGGTCTCGGTGAACATTTCCGCCCGGCAGTTCTCCGACGGCCAGCTCGGCACGCGGATCGCCACCATCCTCAAGGAAACCGGCCTGCCGCCGGCGTGCCTGGAGCTGGAGCTGACCGAAAGTATCCTGATGCGTGAAGTCAGCGAGGCGATGCAGATCCTTGCCGGCCTGAAGAACCTCGGCCTGAGCATCGCGGTCGACGACTTCGGCACCGGTTACTCATCGCTGAACTACCTCAAGCAGTTCCCGATCGACGTGCTGAAGATCGACCGCACCTTCGTCGACGGCCTGCCGTCCGGCGAGCAGGATGCGCAGATTGCCCGGGCGATCATCGCCATGGCCCACAGCCTGAATCTGGCGGTGATCGCCGAGGGCGTGGAAACCCATGAGCAACTGGACTTCCTGCGCGAGCATGGCTGCGACGAGGTTCAGGGCTATCTGTTCGGCCGGCCGATGCCGGCGGGACGGTTCGAGGCGCAGTTCAGCAATGATGCGCTGTTCATGTTCGACTGA
- the glyA gene encoding serine hydroxymethyltransferase, translating to MFSRDLTIAKYDADLFAAMEQEAQRQEEHIELIASENYTSPAVMEAQGSVLTNKYAEGYPGKRYYGGCEYVDVVEQLAIDRAKELFGADYANVQPHAGSQANAAVYLALLSAGDTILGMSLAHGGHLTHGASVSSSGKLYNAIQYGIDANGLIDYDEVERLAVEHKPKMIVAGFSAYSQILDFPRFRAIADKVGAYLFVDMAHVAGLVAAGVYPNPVPFADVVTTTTHKTLRGPRGGLILAKANADIEKKLNSAVFPGAQGGPLEHVIAAKAICFKEALQPEFKAYQQQVVKNAQAMAGVFIERGFDVVSGGTENHLFLLSLIKQEISGKDADAALGKAFITVNKNSVPNDPRSPFVTSGLRFGTPAVTTRGFKEAECKELAGWICDILADLNNEAVIDAVREKVKAICKKLPVYGA from the coding sequence ATGTTCAGCCGTGATTTGACTATTGCCAAGTACGACGCCGATCTTTTTGCCGCCATGGAGCAAGAAGCCCAGCGCCAGGAAGAACACATCGAGCTGATCGCTTCGGAGAACTACACCAGCCCAGCGGTGATGGAAGCTCAAGGCTCGGTACTGACCAACAAGTACGCCGAAGGCTATCCGGGCAAGCGCTACTACGGTGGTTGCGAGTACGTCGACGTCGTTGAGCAACTGGCCATCGACCGCGCCAAGGAACTGTTCGGCGCCGACTACGCCAACGTTCAGCCGCACGCCGGTTCCCAAGCCAACGCCGCTGTTTACCTGGCCCTGCTGTCGGCCGGTGACACCATCCTGGGCATGAGCCTGGCTCACGGCGGTCACCTGACCCACGGTGCCAGCGTTTCCTCCTCCGGCAAGCTGTACAACGCCATCCAGTACGGTATCGACGCCAACGGCCTGATCGACTACGACGAAGTCGAGCGTCTGGCTGTTGAACACAAGCCGAAAATGATCGTGGCCGGTTTCTCTGCCTACTCGCAGATCCTCGACTTCCCGCGCTTCCGCGCCATCGCCGACAAGGTTGGCGCCTACCTGTTCGTCGACATGGCTCACGTGGCCGGTCTGGTCGCCGCTGGCGTCTACCCGAACCCGGTTCCGTTCGCTGACGTCGTGACCACCACCACCCACAAGACCCTGCGCGGTCCACGTGGTGGCCTGATCCTGGCCAAGGCCAACGCCGACATCGAGAAGAAGCTGAACTCCGCCGTATTCCCGGGCGCCCAGGGTGGCCCGCTGGAGCACGTGATCGCCGCCAAAGCGATCTGCTTCAAGGAAGCACTGCAGCCTGAGTTCAAGGCTTACCAGCAACAAGTGGTGAAAAACGCCCAGGCCATGGCCGGCGTGTTCATCGAGCGCGGTTTCGACGTGGTTTCCGGCGGTACTGAAAACCACCTGTTCCTGCTGTCGCTGATCAAGCAGGAAATCTCCGGTAAAGACGCCGACGCTGCTCTGGGCAAAGCGTTCATCACCGTGAACAAGAACTCCGTGCCAAACGACCCACGCTCCCCGTTCGTCACCTCCGGCCTGCGCTTCGGCACTCCGGCTGTGACCACTCGCGGCTTCAAGGAAGCAGAGTGCAAAGAGCTGGCGGGCTGGATCTGCGACATCCTGGCTGACCTGAACAACGAAGCGGTGATCGACGCCGTTCGTGAGAAAGTCAAAGCCATCTGCAAGAAACTGCCGGTATACGGCGCTTAA
- a CDS encoding YbdD/YjiX family protein has translation MFNDLSRLGKYLGQAARLMVGMPDYDTYVEHMQTKHPDKPVMSYEMFFRERQEARYGGKGGPKCC, from the coding sequence ATGTTCAATGACCTGAGTCGCCTCGGTAAATACCTCGGTCAGGCCGCGCGCCTGATGGTCGGCATGCCCGACTACGACACCTACGTCGAGCATATGCAGACCAAACACCCGGACAAACCGGTGATGAGCTACGAGATGTTCTTTCGCGAACGTCAGGAAGCCCGTTACGGTGGCAAGGGTGGGCCGAAGTGCTGTTGA